In one Tachysurus fulvidraco isolate hzauxx_2018 chromosome 16, HZAU_PFXX_2.0, whole genome shotgun sequence genomic region, the following are encoded:
- the LOC113647972 gene encoding zinc finger protein 239-like isoform X2 — protein MDLCLIYSSVPANPDQDKVFTEKTDAAQVVSCSWCSLSCTSQIYLHKHIKSCHNNEYENLRSGEIKYGTPNHTIISCIQQTGNNSGGASDQRSERDVYPCSQCGTSFSDRSNLRRHQYIHTGVKPHRCSWCGKCFIQRRDLSEHQVVHTGEKPYHCSECAKSFSRQRDLQTHRRIHTGEKLFRCSECLRSFNRQSNLLQHQVVHTGEKPYHCSRCWKSFTRQSNLIQHQIIHTGDRLYKCSQCGKSFIHQSYLQRHQCVHTGEKPYHCSRCGKSFTRQMDVRRHQLGHTGEKPFQCSQCGKSFTRQSTLKSHWHIHTGQKPYDCSECGKSFTRHSDLQRHRRVHTGEKPYRCLHCGKGFTRHSTLEAHQIIHGVQVIQLEI, from the exons atggaTTTGTGTCTCATCTATAGCTCTGTACCAGCTaaccctgatcaggataaagtcTTTACTGAAA AAACGGACGCCGCACAAGTCGTGTCCTGCTCCTGGTGTTCACTTTCTTGTACATCTCAAATTTACCTCCACAAACACATCAAAAGTTGCCACAATAACGAATATGAGAATTTAAGATCAGGAGAGATAAAATACGGAACTCCGAATCATACAATAATCAGCTGTATTCAGCAAACGGGTAATAATTCAGGTGGTGCCTCGGATCAGCGGTCGGAGAGAGACGTCTATCCCTGCTCACAGTGTGGGACGAGTTTCAGTGACCGGAGTAATCTCAGACGACACCAGTACATTCACACGGGGGTGAAACCACATCGCTGTTCATGGTGcggaaaatgttttattcagagGAGAGATCTCAGTGAACACCAGGTCGTTCACACGGGTGAGAAGCCGTATCACTGCTCAGAGTGCGCCAAGAGTTTTTCTCGACAACGTGATCTCCAAACACACCGACGCATTCACACGGGAGAAAAGTTGTTTCGCTGTTCGGAGTGTTTAAGAAGTTTTAATCGACAGAGTAATCTTCTACAGCACCAGGTGGTTCACACGGGAGAGAAACCGTATCACTGCTCACGGTGCTGGAAGAGTTTTACTCGACAGAGTAATCTTATACAACATCAAATCATCCACACAGGGGACAGACTTTATAAATGCTCGCAGTGTGGCAAGAGTTTTATTCACCAAAGTTATCTCCAAAGACACCAGTGCGTTCACACGGGAGAGAAACCGTATCACTGCTCACGGTGCGGGAAGAGTTTTACCCGACAGATGGATGTCCGACGACACCAGCTTggtcacacaggagagaagccgtttcagtgctcacagtgtgggaagagttttaccaGACAGAGTACTCTTAAATCCCACTGGCACATTCACACCGGACAGAAGCCTTATGACTGCTCAGAGTGCGGGAAGAGTTTTACTCGACATAGCGATCTCCAGAGACACCGACGTGTTCACActggagagaagccgtatcgcTGCTTACATTGTGGGAAGGGTTTTACTCGACACAGTACGCTTGAAGCACACCAGATCATTCATGGAGTTCAAGTCATACAGTTAGAAATTTGA
- the LOC113647972 gene encoding zinc finger protein ZFP2-like isoform X1: MEPFTVPGVETSESVGHVTDLQKDLKMEESYVCDGTSNAVENKVQLNGGFQRKQVKEEDSEDEHYPNTMETDAAQVVSCSWCSLSCTSQIYLHKHIKSCHNNEYENLRSGEIKYGTPNHTIISCIQQTGNNSGGASDQRSERDVYPCSQCGTSFSDRSNLRRHQYIHTGVKPHRCSWCGKCFIQRRDLSEHQVVHTGEKPYHCSECAKSFSRQRDLQTHRRIHTGEKLFRCSECLRSFNRQSNLLQHQVVHTGEKPYHCSRCWKSFTRQSNLIQHQIIHTGDRLYKCSQCGKSFIHQSYLQRHQCVHTGEKPYHCSRCGKSFTRQMDVRRHQLGHTGEKPFQCSQCGKSFTRQSTLKSHWHIHTGQKPYDCSECGKSFTRHSDLQRHRRVHTGEKPYRCLHCGKGFTRHSTLEAHQIIHGVQVIQLEI, encoded by the exons ATGGAACCTTTTACAGTCCCTGGTGTAGAGACATCCGAGTCTGTGGGACACGTCACAGACCTCCAGAAAGATCTAAAAATGGAAGAATCATACGTTT GTGATGGGACATCAAACGCTGTGGAGAACAAAGTCCAACTGAATGGAGGATTTCAAAGGAAGCAAGTAAAAGAGGAAGATTCTGAGGATGAACATTACCCCAATACGATGG AAACGGACGCCGCACAAGTCGTGTCCTGCTCCTGGTGTTCACTTTCTTGTACATCTCAAATTTACCTCCACAAACACATCAAAAGTTGCCACAATAACGAATATGAGAATTTAAGATCAGGAGAGATAAAATACGGAACTCCGAATCATACAATAATCAGCTGTATTCAGCAAACGGGTAATAATTCAGGTGGTGCCTCGGATCAGCGGTCGGAGAGAGACGTCTATCCCTGCTCACAGTGTGGGACGAGTTTCAGTGACCGGAGTAATCTCAGACGACACCAGTACATTCACACGGGGGTGAAACCACATCGCTGTTCATGGTGcggaaaatgttttattcagagGAGAGATCTCAGTGAACACCAGGTCGTTCACACGGGTGAGAAGCCGTATCACTGCTCAGAGTGCGCCAAGAGTTTTTCTCGACAACGTGATCTCCAAACACACCGACGCATTCACACGGGAGAAAAGTTGTTTCGCTGTTCGGAGTGTTTAAGAAGTTTTAATCGACAGAGTAATCTTCTACAGCACCAGGTGGTTCACACGGGAGAGAAACCGTATCACTGCTCACGGTGCTGGAAGAGTTTTACTCGACAGAGTAATCTTATACAACATCAAATCATCCACACAGGGGACAGACTTTATAAATGCTCGCAGTGTGGCAAGAGTTTTATTCACCAAAGTTATCTCCAAAGACACCAGTGCGTTCACACGGGAGAGAAACCGTATCACTGCTCACGGTGCGGGAAGAGTTTTACCCGACAGATGGATGTCCGACGACACCAGCTTggtcacacaggagagaagccgtttcagtgctcacagtgtgggaagagttttaccaGACAGAGTACTCTTAAATCCCACTGGCACATTCACACCGGACAGAAGCCTTATGACTGCTCAGAGTGCGGGAAGAGTTTTACTCGACATAGCGATCTCCAGAGACACCGACGTGTTCACActggagagaagccgtatcgcTGCTTACATTGTGGGAAGGGTTTTACTCGACACAGTACGCTTGAAGCACACCAGATCATTCATGGAGTTCAAGTCATACAGTTAGAAATTTGA